One Campylobacter concisus DNA segment encodes these proteins:
- a CDS encoding TonB-dependent receptor domain-containing protein, with translation MRPILSLAILSSLLLANEANLDIIKPIREFAPPPVITPNIAQSAFVENQFDRTQRNEYPFVTNLLDNSADMFHISAGMYGKSFYNSSLFKYRGSNFYTILNANFTKANNYKDGSGKRWDYGYNRQGQSAILGFVPNDLSELRLTFLRDNIDKDKQPEHAMDAFKTTRKVGKLNIRLGEEDLSNTLNFEFILKKVERKADNFHLRDDTPNVKVDLKRNIFEANLKYDADFASFHNQIGAGFEKDKHDGKRYMKQGNNWVFNGYRFADVRNDKFMLFDTLAYKFNEANEASLALKYEDQKSKLNGLDTKYFAPNPAISTTRGLLRQIYGEYVSDKIKKDAFSASLKYKFTPNDKDSYFAKLESLSRLPSNMERFNALYGAGDNGWIANPNLEPERHNRAVLGFKFGSQFYKEYLNSLQNKDAFSFGGHFIADSVKNLIIFDRRHSKATMPLNKNAVISRNVDATLYSVNFNTEYSFARHFGLKSSLYYNYGQNKTDGRPLYQIRPFEANFAFDYKDYASFGSYNLGTALRLVSKQTRGDFSKQNGLGIDKKEAAKGFGLLDLYGGVELKNKVGIRFGVANLFDKDYAEFISGDHVAALDPVVVHAPGRTFFISFHSSF, from the coding sequence ATGAGGCCCATTTTAAGCCTAGCAATTCTTTCATCACTGCTTCTAGCAAATGAAGCAAATTTAGACATTATAAAGCCTATAAGAGAATTTGCACCGCCACCAGTCATCACGCCAAACATTGCGCAAAGTGCCTTTGTGGAAAATCAATTTGACCGCACTCAAAGAAACGAATATCCATTTGTTACAAATTTACTTGATAACTCAGCTGATATGTTTCATATCTCAGCTGGAATGTATGGCAAAAGCTTTTACAATTCATCGCTTTTTAAATATCGCGGCTCAAATTTTTATACCATTTTAAACGCAAATTTCACCAAAGCAAATAACTACAAAGATGGCAGTGGCAAAAGATGGGACTATGGCTATAACAGACAAGGCCAAAGCGCTATCTTAGGTTTTGTGCCAAATGATCTTAGCGAGCTTAGGCTTACGTTTTTAAGGGACAATATCGATAAAGACAAGCAGCCAGAGCACGCAATGGATGCCTTTAAAACTACTAGAAAAGTTGGCAAGCTAAATATTAGATTAGGCGAAGAAGATCTTTCAAATACGCTAAATTTTGAATTTATCCTAAAAAAAGTTGAGCGAAAAGCTGATAATTTTCATCTAAGAGATGACACTCCAAATGTGAAAGTGGATTTAAAGAGAAATATATTTGAGGCAAATTTAAAGTATGACGCTGACTTTGCAAGCTTTCACAATCAAATAGGCGCTGGCTTTGAAAAAGACAAACATGACGGCAAAAGATACATGAAGCAAGGCAACAACTGGGTATTTAACGGATACAGATTTGCCGATGTTAGAAATGATAAATTTATGCTCTTTGACACACTTGCTTATAAATTTAATGAAGCAAACGAAGCTTCTCTTGCCTTAAAATATGAAGATCAAAAAAGCAAGCTTAATGGGCTTGATACTAAATATTTCGCACCAAATCCAGCCATTAGCACGACTCGCGGACTACTTCGTCAAATTTACGGTGAATACGTAAGTGATAAGATCAAAAAAGACGCTTTTAGCGCAAGTTTAAAATATAAATTTACACCAAACGATAAGGATAGCTATTTTGCAAAACTTGAGAGTTTATCTCGCTTGCCAAGCAATATGGAGCGTTTTAATGCACTTTATGGTGCAGGTGATAATGGCTGGATAGCAAATCCAAATTTAGAGCCAGAAAGGCACAATAGAGCGGTTCTTGGCTTTAAATTTGGCAGCCAGTTTTACAAAGAATACCTAAACTCTTTGCAAAACAAAGATGCATTTAGCTTTGGAGGACATTTCATCGCTGATAGCGTTAAAAATTTGATTATTTTTGATAGACGCCACTCAAAAGCTACGATGCCGCTAAATAAAAATGCCGTCATCTCAAGAAACGTTGATGCAACGCTTTATAGTGTAAATTTCAATACAGAATATAGTTTTGCAAGGCACTTTGGCTTAAAAAGCTCACTTTACTACAACTACGGACAAAACAAAACCGATGGAAGGCCACTTTATCAAATAAGGCCTTTTGAGGCAAATTTTGCATTTGACTACAAAGACTATGCAAGCTTTGGCAGCTATAATCTTGGCACTGCGCTAAGGCTAGTTTCAAAGCAAACTAGAGGCGATTTTAGCAAGCAAAATGGTCTAGGCATCGACAAAAAAGAGGCCGCAAAAGGTTTTGGTTTGCTTGATCTTTATGGCGGCGTAGAGCTTAAAAATAAAGTTGGCATAAGATTTGGCGTAGCAAATTTATTTGATAAAGATTATGCAGAATTTATTAGCGGCGATCACGTAGCAGCACTTGATCCGGTAGTCGTTCATGCCCCTGGCAGGACATTTTTCATTAGCTTCCACAGCAGTTTTTAA
- a CDS encoding molybdate transport repressor, translating to MITKESKKDVFWALAFGLGLFIFSIIGYFYLALGTPSLFGIIIGALSAFFCVRKIFQNNFLRIEDDGFIITKGSKSIKFYFKDIDEIAIKSFGDKKKVETLSVKFKKNRLDRDACFGLVQPLGDDLIIIFDKYELSKFTISKELRDRLNNFRA from the coding sequence ATGATAACAAAAGAGAGTAAAAAAGATGTATTTTGGGCGCTAGCCTTTGGGCTTGGACTTTTTATATTTAGCATCATTGGCTACTTTTATCTAGCTCTTGGCACGCCAAGTCTTTTTGGCATCATCATTGGCGCTCTCTCAGCGTTCTTTTGTGTTAGAAAAATTTTTCAAAACAACTTTTTACGTATTGAAGATGATGGATTTATTATCACAAAAGGCTCAAAAAGTATAAAATTTTACTTTAAAGATATCGACGAAATCGCCATTAAGAGTTTTGGCGATAAGAAAAAAGTCGAAACTTTAAGCGTAAAATTTAAGAAAAACCGTCTTGATAGAGATGCTTGCTTTGGGTTAGTGCAACCACTAGGTGATGATTTGATCATCATTTTTGATAAATACGAACTCTCAAAATTTACCATTTCAAAAGAGCTAAGAGATAGGCTTAATAATTTTAGAGCATAA
- a CDS encoding molybdopterin synthase catalytic subunit has protein sequence MQIYDGSLDVQSITNEWYECFKDKNCGALITFVGIVREEGGISALSFDIYEPILKKWLDAWQERAKKENAYVLFAHSKGDVAVHTSSYVAGVVSPQRKVALRLINEFVEDFKANAPIWKYDVINGERIYAKERSQAINGAGILA, from the coding sequence ATGCAAATTTATGACGGAAGCTTGGACGTTCAAAGCATCACAAACGAGTGGTATGAATGCTTTAAAGATAAAAACTGCGGTGCACTCATCACTTTTGTTGGGATCGTAAGAGAAGAAGGCGGCATTTCGGCGCTTAGTTTTGATATCTATGAGCCGATCCTTAAAAAATGGCTAGATGCTTGGCAGGAGCGAGCCAAAAAAGAAAATGCCTACGTACTCTTTGCTCACTCAAAAGGTGATGTGGCCGTGCATACGAGCTCTTATGTTGCAGGCGTTGTGAGCCCTCAAAGAAAGGTCGCGCTAAGGCTTATAAACGAGTTTGTCGAGGACTTTAAGGCAAATGCGCCGATCTGGAAATATGACGTGATAAATGGCGAGAGAATTTATGCAAAAGAGCGCAGCCAAGCAATAAATGGTGCTGGAATTTTAGCTTAA
- a CDS encoding MoaD/ThiS family protein — protein sequence MIEIEFLGPIGLENIKVEAKNLGEIKEALSQKEELKKWLNICAVAVNDEIVSDINFALKTGDKISILPPVCGG from the coding sequence GTGATAGAGATCGAATTTCTTGGGCCTATCGGGCTTGAAAATATAAAAGTAGAGGCAAAAAATTTAGGCGAGATAAAAGAGGCTTTAAGCCAGAAAGAAGAGCTTAAAAAATGGCTAAATATCTGTGCTGTGGCTGTAAATGACGAGATCGTAAGTGATATAAATTTCGCTCTTAAAACAGGCGATAAAATTTCTATCTTACCGCCGGTTTGTGGGGGCTAA
- the nspC gene encoding carboxynorspermidine decarboxylase produces the protein MNEILKSIKTPAYVCEEAKVRKNLELLKYVKEQSGAKILVALKGFAFSGVMDMVGSYLDGATCSGLHEAKFANEYVKGEIHTYSPAFKDEDFDEILKISKHITFNSFAQWQKFKGIALQNGIICGLRVNPEVSLAPTDSYNPCGKFSRLGITRENFKPELLDGISGLHFHALCEESASSLQTVLEAFEEKFGEFIPRMKWINMGGGHHITRADYDVELLINIIRRFREKYGVEVYLEPGEAVGWQTGFLISSVLDIVHNEKDIAILDTSAEAHMPDTVLMPYRPAVRGESENGKFAYRFGGNTCLAGDIMGLEAGDAEYKFDSELKIGDRVIFEDQIHYTIVKNTTFNGIKLPDLLLLKENGEIKMIRELGYEEYRRRN, from the coding sequence ATGAACGAAATTTTAAAGAGTATAAAAACCCCAGCCTACGTCTGCGAAGAAGCAAAAGTACGTAAAAATTTAGAGCTTTTAAAATATGTCAAAGAGCAAAGCGGAGCCAAAATTTTAGTAGCACTTAAGGGCTTTGCATTTAGCGGAGTGATGGATATGGTGGGCTCTTATCTTGACGGAGCGACTTGTAGTGGGCTTCATGAGGCAAAATTTGCAAACGAATACGTAAAAGGCGAGATTCATACTTATAGTCCAGCCTTTAAGGATGAGGATTTTGATGAAATTTTAAAAATTTCGAAACACATCACATTTAACTCTTTTGCACAGTGGCAAAAATTCAAGGGTATTGCCTTGCAAAATGGCATAATCTGCGGCCTGCGCGTAAATCCAGAGGTCTCGCTAGCCCCAACTGACAGCTATAATCCATGTGGCAAATTTAGCAGGCTTGGCATCACAAGAGAAAATTTTAAGCCAGAGCTTCTTGATGGCATTAGTGGGCTTCATTTTCACGCACTTTGCGAGGAGAGTGCGAGTAGCTTACAAACCGTGTTAGAGGCATTTGAAGAGAAATTTGGGGAGTTTATCCCAAGGATGAAGTGGATAAATATGGGCGGCGGCCACCACATTACGAGGGCTGATTACGACGTGGAGCTGCTTATAAATATCATTAGGCGCTTTCGCGAGAAATATGGCGTAGAGGTCTATTTGGAGCCTGGCGAGGCCGTTGGCTGGCAAACTGGCTTTTTGATAAGTAGCGTGCTTGACATCGTGCATAACGAGAAAGATATCGCCATCCTTGACACCTCAGCCGAGGCGCACATGCCAGATACTGTGCTAATGCCCTACCGGCCAGCCGTTAGAGGCGAGAGCGAAAATGGCAAATTTGCTTATAGATTTGGCGGCAATACCTGCCTAGCTGGCGATATCATGGGGCTTGAGGCGGGCGATGCGGAGTATAAATTTGATAGCGAGCTAAAAATCGGCGACCGAGTCATCTTTGAAGATCAAATTCACTACACCATCGTGAAAAATACGACATTTAACGGCATAAAACTGCCTGATCTTCTACTTCTAAAAGAAAATGGCGAGATCAAGATGATTAGAGAGCTAGGCTACGAAGAGTATAGGCGTAGAAACTAG
- a CDS encoding formate dehydrogenase subunit gamma → MTRILTLLFTLSVAAMAIEGPTGVNQFDSTIWAAQRIENIKPYEHGWGPIFTFIQGNDYFAIAALSIILAVIGAFVLHFLIIGPKHFSHDGKKVFAFSLIERIAHGLAAISWIILVPTGIIIMWGAELGGGTFVRFCRYLHDIATIIFAISVLPMLFAWTIRMLPAVYDIRWMMIVGGYLSKKKKPVPAGKFNAGQKAWYWIAIPGGIVMIITGAIMYFMDIKEPAVASWFGLTQIDLLRYSVVIHNCLGIVCAVFFLVHIYMAAIAIHGAIWSMVTGYKEEEEVYVLHHYWYQELVKKNKIPVSDYEKSYTNLK, encoded by the coding sequence ATGACGAGAATTCTTACTCTACTTTTTACATTGTCCGTTGCGGCAATGGCCATTGAAGGACCAACTGGCGTCAATCAATTTGACAGCACCATTTGGGCAGCACAGAGGATAGAAAATATCAAGCCTTATGAGCATGGCTGGGGCCCGATATTTACTTTTATACAAGGCAACGACTACTTCGCGATAGCTGCACTTTCTATCATTTTAGCTGTTATCGGCGCGTTCGTGCTACACTTCTTGATCATCGGACCAAAACACTTTAGTCACGATGGCAAAAAAGTATTTGCGTTTTCACTGATCGAACGTATAGCTCACGGCTTAGCTGCGATCTCTTGGATCATCTTAGTGCCAACTGGCATCATCATCATGTGGGGTGCAGAGCTTGGTGGCGGCACATTTGTGCGTTTCTGTAGATACTTGCACGATATAGCGACTATTATATTTGCTATTTCTGTGCTTCCTATGTTATTTGCTTGGACTATCAGAATGCTTCCAGCTGTTTATGACATCAGATGGATGATGATAGTTGGTGGTTATCTATCAAAGAAGAAAAAACCAGTCCCCGCTGGTAAATTTAACGCTGGTCAAAAGGCATGGTACTGGATCGCTATCCCTGGTGGTATCGTGATGATCATCACAGGTGCGATCATGTATTTCATGGATATTAAAGAGCCAGCAGTTGCTAGTTGGTTTGGTCTTACACAAATTGATCTTTTAAGATATAGCGTAGTTATCCACAACTGCCTTGGCATCGTCTGTGCGGTATTTTTCCTAGTTCATATCTATATGGCTGCGATCGCTATACATGGCGCTATCTGGTCAATGGTCACTGGATACAAAGAAGAAGAAGAGGTCTATGTACTTCACCACTACTGGTATCAAGAGCTTGTTAAGAAAAACAAGATCCCAGTATCTGACTACGAGAAATCTTACACAAATTTAAAATAA
- the yedF gene encoding sulfurtransferase-like selenium metabolism protein YedF: protein MTRTIDCRNLECPKPVIMTKNALDSLSEGESLEILVNALAPKENISRFLKSQNINFSLESNGNETKILATKGKNALELTNFDEFVCDITPKNEKVLYLNEERAGSGEVGINLLSKFLGAFLQVEKKPKIIICVNNAVKITTNRSHPSFKPLKDLEAAGVKILSCGSCLEAYKLVSDLAIGEISNAYEIIDILSTHEQIKL from the coding sequence ATGACAAGAACAATTGATTGTAGAAATTTAGAATGTCCAAAACCAGTCATAATGACAAAAAATGCACTTGATAGTTTAAGTGAAGGCGAAAGCTTAGAAATTTTGGTAAATGCCCTAGCCCCAAAAGAAAATATTTCAAGATTTTTAAAAAGTCAAAATATAAACTTTAGCCTCGAAAGCAATGGCAACGAAACTAAAATTTTAGCTACAAAAGGCAAAAATGCGCTTGAGCTTACAAATTTTGATGAGTTTGTCTGCGATATCACACCAAAAAATGAAAAAGTACTCTATCTGAATGAAGAGCGCGCGGGAAGTGGCGAAGTAGGAATAAATTTACTATCAAAATTCTTAGGAGCATTTCTTCAAGTTGAGAAAAAACCAAAGATAATAATCTGCGTAAATAACGCTGTAAAGATTACTACAAACCGCTCACACCCAAGCTTTAAGCCGCTTAAAGATCTTGAAGCTGCTGGTGTTAAAATTTTAAGCTGCGGAAGCTGCTTGGAGGCTTATAAGCTAGTAAGTGATCTTGCGATTGGCGAAATTTCAAATGCTTATGAGATCATCGACATACTCTCAACTCACGAGCAAATCAAATTATGA
- the selD gene encoding selenide, water dikinase SelD, with product MIYHDKKLTQFVRAAGUAAKLDPSGLNKTISSLNLSHPNLLSSTNSNEDASVFKISNDLALVQTLDFITPVVNDPFIYGQIAAANSLSDVFAMGGEVINALNIVGFDSCNLAPEILGEILQGGADKVKECGGIIVGGHTIETQQMYYGLSVTGRVHPDKFWANNTAIKGNVLILTKPLGSGILSTAIKADLLSMEQIKEAATIMAQLNFYALNALDGIKVYGATDVTGFGFLGHLSEMLNEKISFEIYEKNVPIIASAKEFADMGIIPEGSYKNREFAKHFVDKEADILLFDAQTSGGLLLAVGEKDAMLAVKRLKEVGYESSAIVGSAVSKSEFGIFLR from the coding sequence ATGATCTACCACGACAAAAAGCTTACGCAGTTCGTTAGAGCCGCTGGTTGAGCTGCTAAGCTTGACCCGTCGGGTCTAAACAAAACGATTAGTAGTTTAAATTTATCTCATCCAAATCTGCTCTCAAGCACCAATTCTAATGAGGATGCGAGTGTCTTTAAAATTTCAAATGATCTTGCACTTGTTCAAACGCTTGATTTTATAACGCCTGTGGTAAATGATCCTTTTATCTACGGACAAATCGCTGCTGCAAATAGCCTAAGCGACGTCTTTGCAATGGGTGGTGAGGTGATAAATGCTCTAAATATCGTAGGCTTTGATAGCTGCAACTTGGCACCTGAAATTTTAGGAGAAATTTTGCAAGGCGGAGCCGATAAAGTAAAAGAGTGCGGTGGCATTATCGTTGGTGGACATACGATCGAGACACAGCAGATGTATTATGGGCTTAGCGTCACTGGAAGGGTGCATCCTGATAAATTTTGGGCAAATAATACAGCCATAAAAGGCAATGTTTTAATACTTACAAAGCCCCTTGGAAGCGGCATTTTAAGCACAGCAATAAAGGCTGATTTATTAAGCATGGAGCAGATAAAAGAGGCTGCAACTATCATGGCACAGTTAAATTTTTATGCATTAAATGCACTTGATGGTATCAAAGTTTACGGCGCTACTGATGTGACTGGATTTGGCTTTTTGGGGCATTTAAGCGAAATGCTAAATGAAAAGATCAGTTTTGAAATTTATGAAAAAAACGTGCCAATCATTGCAAGCGCAAAGGAATTTGCCGATATGGGTATCATTCCAGAGGGAAGCTATAAAAACCGCGAATTTGCAAAGCATTTTGTGGACAAAGAAGCTGACATTTTGCTATTTGACGCACAAACTTCTGGTGGGCTTTTGCTTGCAGTTGGTGAAAAGGACGCGATGCTTGCAGTAAAACGCTTAAAAGAAGTAGGTTATGAAAGCTCGGCTATTGTTGGCTCTGCGGTGTCAAAGAGCGAGTTTGGTATATTTTTAAGATAA
- a CDS encoding NAD(P)H-dependent oxidoreductase, producing the protein MNYLEILKFRHACKVFDESKKISAGEFDFILEAGRLSPSSTGLEQWDILVVQNKELREKIKALSWNQAQITSCSHLVVVLAKIKEVKFGSTYVNKMIARNTNKDPEAIAARQKFYHDFLLANFKNDDELTFQWSHEQCMIIATNMMNAAASLGIDSCPIEGFDRHALNELLGLDESFQRVAIMVPFGYRLNSQPKKLRREISDIVTWIY; encoded by the coding sequence ATGAACTATCTTGAAATTTTAAAATTTCGTCATGCTTGCAAAGTTTTTGACGAAAGCAAAAAAATCAGTGCTGGAGAGTTTGATTTTATACTAGAAGCTGGTAGACTAAGCCCTAGTTCAACTGGTCTTGAGCAGTGGGATATCTTAGTCGTTCAAAATAAAGAGCTTAGAGAAAAAATAAAAGCTCTTTCATGGAATCAAGCGCAAATCACATCTTGCTCACATTTAGTTGTCGTTTTAGCTAAGATCAAAGAGGTAAAATTTGGAAGTACCTACGTTAATAAAATGATCGCTAGAAATACCAATAAAGATCCTGAAGCCATTGCTGCAAGGCAAAAATTTTATCATGACTTTTTGCTTGCAAATTTTAAAAATGATGATGAACTAACATTTCAGTGGTCACATGAGCAATGCATGATAATTGCCACAAATATGATGAATGCAGCCGCGAGTTTGGGCATTGATAGTTGCCCGATAGAAGGCTTTGACAGACATGCTTTAAATGAACTTTTGGGGCTTGATGAGAGCTTTCAAAGAGTGGCTATCATGGTGCCATTTGGCTACCGCCTAAATTCACAACCAAAAAAACTTCGCAGAGAAATTTCTGATATTGTTACTTGGATCTATTAA